One stretch of Oceanimonas pelagia DNA includes these proteins:
- the fliH gene encoding flagellar assembly protein FliH, whose protein sequence is MSIKKGYNPEDRVPAGLNAWQWPEMEVARAPREERVALHLRTEHEPEAEAAEPGEEAASEPLTAEALEAIRQAAFEEGHAEGKEQGLAEGREQGRLQGMQEGHEAGLQQGLEQGLAEGREQIRQRLEQLNALVERLQAPLAQVDHTVEQSLVTLAMELARNLLKAEVSASPKLLLATVQEALQALPRHDGPLTFYLHADDMAMLAEHYNDEARAKRGWEFVVEPGLERGELRLTTAMSQLDVSLAGRIDELMANFIKANWSRFHDAG, encoded by the coding sequence GTGAGCATTAAAAAAGGCTACAACCCCGAGGATAGGGTACCGGCGGGCCTGAATGCCTGGCAATGGCCCGAGATGGAAGTGGCCCGTGCGCCCCGGGAAGAACGCGTGGCGCTGCATCTGCGTACCGAGCACGAACCCGAGGCTGAAGCCGCCGAGCCCGGCGAGGAAGCCGCGTCCGAGCCCCTTACTGCCGAGGCGCTGGAAGCCATTCGTCAGGCCGCCTTTGAGGAAGGCCATGCCGAGGGCAAGGAGCAGGGCCTGGCCGAAGGCCGCGAGCAGGGCCGGCTGCAGGGCATGCAGGAAGGCCACGAGGCCGGCCTGCAGCAGGGGCTGGAGCAGGGGCTGGCGGAAGGCCGTGAGCAGATCCGGCAGCGGCTGGAGCAACTGAATGCCCTTGTCGAGCGGCTGCAGGCGCCGCTGGCGCAAGTGGACCATACCGTGGAGCAAAGCCTGGTCACCCTGGCCATGGAGCTGGCCCGCAATCTGCTGAAGGCCGAGGTCAGCGCCTCGCCCAAACTGTTGCTGGCCACGGTGCAGGAGGCGCTGCAGGCGCTGCCCCGCCATGACGGTCCGCTTACCTTTTATCTGCATGCCGACGACATGGCGATGCTGGCCGAGCACTATAACGACGAAGCCCGGGCCAAACGGGGCTGGGAGTTTGTGGTTGAGCCCGGGCTGGAACGGGGCGAGCTCAGGCTCACCACTGCCATGTCGCAGCTGGATGTCAGTCTGGCCGGCCGTATCGATGAGTTGATGGCCAATTTTATCAAGGCCAACTGGAGCCGTTTCCATGACGCTGGCTGA
- the fliI gene encoding flagellar protein export ATPase FliI: protein MTLAERLCAYQTAGLTPSMAASGKLTRVVGLTLEAVGCTAAVGSQCKVQTQFGEMDAEVVGFADNKLYLMPSESLKGVIPGARVTPAGNGAGVPVGMALLGRVINGIGQPLDGLGPINTATTADFVSRPINPMARRPIETPMDVGVRAINSVLTVGQGQRMGLFAGSGVGKSVLLGMMTRGARADVVVVGLIGERGREVKEFIDVILGDQGRARSVVVAAPADASPLMRLKGCETALTLAEYYRDQGLNVLLLMDSLTRYAQAQREIALAVGEPPASKGYPPSVFAKLPALVERAGNGGDGQGSITAFFTVLTEGDDLQDPIADAARAILDGHIVLSRQLADSGHYPAIDIEKSISRVMTAVTTPEHQQQARALKQAYALYQQNHDLINLGAYKSGADPRLDMAITIRPRLERFLTQGMTEVFDLETCLNELHMVAMPLMRAG, encoded by the coding sequence ATGACGCTGGCTGAGCGTCTTTGTGCTTACCAGACCGCCGGCCTGACCCCGTCCATGGCCGCCAGCGGCAAACTCACCCGGGTGGTGGGGCTCACGCTGGAGGCGGTGGGCTGCACCGCCGCCGTGGGCAGCCAGTGTAAGGTGCAGACCCAGTTCGGGGAAATGGACGCGGAAGTGGTCGGCTTTGCCGACAACAAGCTCTACCTTATGCCGAGCGAGTCCCTGAAAGGCGTGATCCCCGGGGCCAGAGTCACGCCGGCGGGCAATGGTGCCGGCGTGCCCGTGGGCATGGCACTGCTGGGCCGGGTGATCAACGGCATTGGCCAGCCTCTGGACGGCCTGGGCCCCATCAACACCGCCACCACCGCCGATTTCGTGTCCCGCCCCATTAACCCCATGGCGCGCAGGCCCATCGAGACGCCGATGGACGTGGGGGTGCGTGCCATCAATTCGGTGCTGACCGTGGGCCAGGGCCAGCGCATGGGGTTGTTTGCCGGCTCGGGGGTGGGCAAGAGTGTGCTGCTCGGCATGATGACCCGGGGCGCCAGGGCCGACGTGGTGGTGGTGGGGCTGATTGGCGAGCGCGGCCGGGAGGTGAAGGAGTTTATCGACGTGATCCTGGGCGACCAGGGCCGGGCCCGCTCCGTGGTGGTGGCGGCCCCCGCCGACGCCTCTCCGCTGATGCGGCTGAAGGGTTGTGAAACCGCCCTGACCCTGGCGGAGTATTACCGGGATCAGGGGCTGAATGTGTTGCTGCTGATGGACTCGCTCACCCGCTATGCCCAGGCCCAGCGGGAAATCGCGCTGGCGGTGGGTGAGCCACCGGCCAGCAAGGGCTATCCGCCTTCGGTGTTCGCCAAATTGCCGGCGCTGGTGGAGCGGGCCGGCAACGGTGGTGACGGGCAGGGCAGCATTACCGCCTTTTTTACCGTGCTCACCGAGGGTGATGATCTGCAGGATCCCATTGCCGATGCCGCCCGGGCCATTCTCGACGGCCATATTGTGCTGTCGCGGCAGCTGGCCGACAGCGGCCACTACCCGGCCATCGATATCGAGAAGTCCATCAGCCGGGTGATGACGGCGGTTACCACTCCCGAGCACCAGCAACAGGCCCGGGCACTGAAGCAGGCCTATGCCCTCTATCAGCAGAATCACGATCTGATCAACCTGGGGGCCTACAAGAGCGGCGCCGATCCTAGGCTGGACATGGCCATTACCATTCGCCCCCGGCTGGAGCGCTTTCTGACCCAGGGCATGACCGAGGTGTTTGATCTTGAAACCTGCCTTAACGAGCTGCATATGGTGGCCATGCCGCTGATGAGGGCCGGCTGA
- the fliJ gene encoding flagellar export protein FliJ yields MSRALTLLLEQLDGEERKAAAELGGAQLQLQQMEQQQQTLSQYQRQYVQTFQQRGQNGLEAHQFGHFRGFIDKLEMARQQQQQGLQQAREQLAHSRDAWLAVRARKQAIEKLMARESERKQQEAARQEQKMLDNLAIYRFHQKPL; encoded by the coding sequence ATGAGCAGGGCGCTGACCCTGCTGCTGGAGCAGCTGGATGGTGAAGAGCGCAAGGCGGCGGCGGAGCTTGGTGGCGCGCAACTGCAGTTGCAGCAGATGGAGCAGCAGCAACAGACCCTGAGCCAGTATCAGCGACAGTATGTGCAGACCTTTCAGCAGCGCGGCCAAAACGGGCTGGAAGCCCACCAGTTCGGGCATTTTCGCGGCTTTATCGACAAGCTGGAAATGGCCCGGCAACAGCAGCAGCAGGGCCTGCAGCAGGCCCGGGAGCAGCTTGCCCATAGCCGTGACGCCTGGCTGGCGGTGCGTGCCCGCAAACAGGCCATTGAAAAGCTGATGGCCCGAGAAAGCGAGCGCAAGCAGCAGGAAGCCGCCCGTCAGGAGCAGAAGATGCTCGACAACCTCGCCATTTACCGTTTTCACCAGAAGCCGCTGTAG